Proteins found in one Panthera tigris isolate Pti1 chromosome B3, P.tigris_Pti1_mat1.1, whole genome shotgun sequence genomic segment:
- the ZC2HC1C gene encoding zinc finger C2HC domain-containing protein 1C isoform X1 — protein MAGLQLAPHLPVGVMLPYNKAEAPGLLSAKQEPCEKGDSSQRSSMGHPRNNFQQKLLSNKELMPENLYTPSKWNTYSKAWSYSYPQCVGISQQDSRSSPQGQAKGLFYSSDPQSWYPKADNQEFIPFTKKRVGVDRAYPLKPVFHRKSHSMSEAAIDGDQNVSPRPPEPRGFPYSSAGSRNWENSSGVCAVAATQEERAVAHPDRTERVQIQRLEAAGESLREEIRRKETLLREKLKKTEEELRRIQKEKEQAKENEKRELQRMTLPRRRVKGNSNTTYKSTFSPELGAEEVFSRQRGEDETRGWPQENSSPLQFSDYGIQKLKRERLVASNNKIRDLVSGPPKEFSQSSGVPGRASRGSTSNSSLSRAPDSSVSICSTEEPELGECSHCGRKFLLLRLERHSNACSRMQSSKRKVFDSSKARAKGTELEQYLNWKGSASVQAEPPRKSNWRQKHESFICTLRQAREVQQVIAKGGNPSDLPPILPAENPDYIQCPHCSRRFAPNVAERHIPKCKTIKNRPPPPRKHPS, from the exons ATGGCTGGTCTCCAGTTGGCGCCACATCTGCCTGTGGGCGTTATGCTCCCATATAATAAAGCGGAAGCTCCAGGGCTCCTCTCAGCTAAGCAAGAGCCCTGTGAAAAAGGTGACTCTTCTCAGCGGTCCTCAATGGGGCACCCGAGGAACAATTTCCAGCAGAAGCTTTTGAGCAACAAAGAGCTGATGCCGGAGAATCTCTACACTCCCTCCAAATGGAACACGTACAGCAAAGCTTGGAGCTACTCCTATCCCCAGTGTGTTGGAATCAGCCAGCAGGATTCCAGAAGCAGTCCCCAGGGCCAAGCAAAGGGTTTGTTTTACTCATCAGATCCTCAGTCCTGGTATCCCAAAGCAGATAACCAGGAATTCATCCCCTTTACAAAGAAGCGAGTTGGGGTGGACCGGGCATACCCACTGAAACCTGTGTTCCACAGGAAGTCTCATAGTATGAGTGAGGCTGCCATTGATGGGGACCAGAATGTCTCTCCAAGACCCCCTGAACCAAGAGGGTTTCCATACAGCAGCGCTGGTTCAAGGAACTGGGAGAATTCATCTGGGGTTTGTGCTGTTGCTGCCACACAGGAGGAGAGGGCCGTGGCACATCCCGACAGGACTGAACGGGTGCAGATCCAAAGACTAGAAGCTGCAGGGGAGAGCTTACGGGAGGAAATCCGAAGAAAAGAGACCCTCCTAAGGGAAAAGctgaagaagacagaggaggaacTCAGAAGgatccagaaagaaaaggaacaggctaaggaaaatgaaaaaagagagctACAGAGAATGACACTCCCCAGGAGGAGAGTTAAAGGTAACAGCAACACCACATACAAATCTACCTTCTCCCCAGAACTGGGGGCTGAGGAGGTCTTCAgcagacagaggggagaggatgAAACTAGAGGATGGCCTCAAGAAAATTCTAGTCCACTCCAGTTCTCTGATTATGGAATACAGAAGCTCAAAAGGGAAAGACTGGTGGCGAGCAATAACAAAATCCGAGACTTAGTCTCAGGGCCACCAAAAGAGTTCTCTCAGTCTTCAGGAGTGCCAGGCCGTGCTTCACGGGGATCCACCAGCAATTCTAGTCTGTCTAGGGCACCAGACTCCTCAGTTTCCATCTGTTCTACCGAGGAGCCAGAACTTGGCGAATGTAGCCATTGTGGACGCAAGTTCCTGTTGCTCAGACTGGAGAGACACTCCAACGCCTGCAGCAGGATGCAGAGTTCCAAGAGGAAAGTGTTTGACTCCTCCAAGGCCCGGGCCAAGGGCACAGAACTAGAGCAGTACTTGAACTGGAAGGGATCGGCCTCAGTCCAG GCTGAACCTCCTCGGAAGAGCAACTGGAGACAGAAGCATGAGTCTTTCATCTGTACCCTCCGTCAGGCTCGAGAAGTCCAGCAGGTAATTGCCAAAGGTGGAAACCCCTCAGACTTGCCTCCTATCCTGCCTGCAGAAAATCCAGATTATATTCAGTGTCCTCACTGTAGTCGCCGCTTTGCCCCCAACGTGGCCGAGCGGCACATTCCCAAGTGTAAGACCATCAAGAACCGGCCTCCACCTCCAAGGAAGCATCCCAGTTGA
- the ZC2HC1C gene encoding zinc finger C2HC domain-containing protein 1C isoform X2 translates to MAGLQLAPHLPVGVMLPYNKAEAPGLLSAKQEPCEKGDSSQRSSMGHPRNNFQQKLLSNKELMPENLYTPSKWNTYSKAWSYSYPQCVGISQQDSRSSPQGQAKGLFYSSDPQSWYPKADNQEFIPFTKKRVGVDRAYPLKPVFHRKSHSMSEAAIDGDQNVSPRPPEPRGFPYSSAGSRNWENSSGVCAVAATQEERAVAHPDRTERVQIQRLEAAGESLREEIRRKETLLREKLKKTEEELRRIQKEKEQAKENEKRELQRMTLPRRRVKGNSNTTYKSTFSPELGAEEVFSRQRGEDETRGWPQENSSPLQFSDYGIQKLKRERLVASNNKIRDLVSGPPKEFSQSSGVPGRASRGSTSNSSLSRAPDSSVSICSTEEPELGECSHCGRKFLLLRLERHSNACSRMQSSKRKVFDSSKARAKGTELEQYLNWKGSASVQAEPPRKSNWRQKHESFICTLRQAREVQQEGTCFVVLTTAQPALTLMNNTTLEAQGYSSERIYL, encoded by the exons ATGGCTGGTCTCCAGTTGGCGCCACATCTGCCTGTGGGCGTTATGCTCCCATATAATAAAGCGGAAGCTCCAGGGCTCCTCTCAGCTAAGCAAGAGCCCTGTGAAAAAGGTGACTCTTCTCAGCGGTCCTCAATGGGGCACCCGAGGAACAATTTCCAGCAGAAGCTTTTGAGCAACAAAGAGCTGATGCCGGAGAATCTCTACACTCCCTCCAAATGGAACACGTACAGCAAAGCTTGGAGCTACTCCTATCCCCAGTGTGTTGGAATCAGCCAGCAGGATTCCAGAAGCAGTCCCCAGGGCCAAGCAAAGGGTTTGTTTTACTCATCAGATCCTCAGTCCTGGTATCCCAAAGCAGATAACCAGGAATTCATCCCCTTTACAAAGAAGCGAGTTGGGGTGGACCGGGCATACCCACTGAAACCTGTGTTCCACAGGAAGTCTCATAGTATGAGTGAGGCTGCCATTGATGGGGACCAGAATGTCTCTCCAAGACCCCCTGAACCAAGAGGGTTTCCATACAGCAGCGCTGGTTCAAGGAACTGGGAGAATTCATCTGGGGTTTGTGCTGTTGCTGCCACACAGGAGGAGAGGGCCGTGGCACATCCCGACAGGACTGAACGGGTGCAGATCCAAAGACTAGAAGCTGCAGGGGAGAGCTTACGGGAGGAAATCCGAAGAAAAGAGACCCTCCTAAGGGAAAAGctgaagaagacagaggaggaacTCAGAAGgatccagaaagaaaaggaacaggctaaggaaaatgaaaaaagagagctACAGAGAATGACACTCCCCAGGAGGAGAGTTAAAGGTAACAGCAACACCACATACAAATCTACCTTCTCCCCAGAACTGGGGGCTGAGGAGGTCTTCAgcagacagaggggagaggatgAAACTAGAGGATGGCCTCAAGAAAATTCTAGTCCACTCCAGTTCTCTGATTATGGAATACAGAAGCTCAAAAGGGAAAGACTGGTGGCGAGCAATAACAAAATCCGAGACTTAGTCTCAGGGCCACCAAAAGAGTTCTCTCAGTCTTCAGGAGTGCCAGGCCGTGCTTCACGGGGATCCACCAGCAATTCTAGTCTGTCTAGGGCACCAGACTCCTCAGTTTCCATCTGTTCTACCGAGGAGCCAGAACTTGGCGAATGTAGCCATTGTGGACGCAAGTTCCTGTTGCTCAGACTGGAGAGACACTCCAACGCCTGCAGCAGGATGCAGAGTTCCAAGAGGAAAGTGTTTGACTCCTCCAAGGCCCGGGCCAAGGGCACAGAACTAGAGCAGTACTTGAACTGGAAGGGATCGGCCTCAGTCCAG GCTGAACCTCCTCGGAAGAGCAACTGGAGACAGAAGCATGAGTCTTTCATCTGTACCCTCCGTCAGGCTCGAGAAGTCCAGCAG GAAGGAACATGTTTTGTAGTCCTGACTACAGCCCAGCCTGCCTTGACACTAATGAATAATACTACTTTGGAGGCCCAGGGATACTCATctgaaagaatttatttataa
- the ZC2HC1C gene encoding zinc finger C2HC domain-containing protein 1C isoform X4 — translation MAGLQLAPHLPVGVMLPYNKAEAPGLLSAKQEPCEKGDSSQRSSMGHPRNNFQQKLLSNKELMPENLYTPSKWNTYSKAWSYSYPQCVGISQQDSRSSPQGQAKGLFYSSDPQSWYPKADNQEFIPFTKKRVGVDRAYPLKPVFHRKSHSMSEAAIDGDQNVSPRPPEPRGFPYSSAGSRNWENSSGVCAVAATQEERAVAHPDRTERVQIQRLEAAGESLREEIRRKETLLREKLKKTEEELRRIQKEKEQAKENEKRELQRMTLPRRRVKGNSNTTYKSTFSPELGAEEVFSRQRGEDETRGWPQENSSPLQFSDYGIQKLKRERLVASNNKIRDLVSGPPKEFSQSSGVPGRASRGSTSNSSLSRAPDSSVSICSTEEPELGECSHCGRKFLLLRLERHSNACSRMQSSKRKVFDSSKARAKGTELEQYLNWKGSASVQAEPPRKSNWRQKHESFICTLRQAREVQQSFNQ, via the exons ATGGCTGGTCTCCAGTTGGCGCCACATCTGCCTGTGGGCGTTATGCTCCCATATAATAAAGCGGAAGCTCCAGGGCTCCTCTCAGCTAAGCAAGAGCCCTGTGAAAAAGGTGACTCTTCTCAGCGGTCCTCAATGGGGCACCCGAGGAACAATTTCCAGCAGAAGCTTTTGAGCAACAAAGAGCTGATGCCGGAGAATCTCTACACTCCCTCCAAATGGAACACGTACAGCAAAGCTTGGAGCTACTCCTATCCCCAGTGTGTTGGAATCAGCCAGCAGGATTCCAGAAGCAGTCCCCAGGGCCAAGCAAAGGGTTTGTTTTACTCATCAGATCCTCAGTCCTGGTATCCCAAAGCAGATAACCAGGAATTCATCCCCTTTACAAAGAAGCGAGTTGGGGTGGACCGGGCATACCCACTGAAACCTGTGTTCCACAGGAAGTCTCATAGTATGAGTGAGGCTGCCATTGATGGGGACCAGAATGTCTCTCCAAGACCCCCTGAACCAAGAGGGTTTCCATACAGCAGCGCTGGTTCAAGGAACTGGGAGAATTCATCTGGGGTTTGTGCTGTTGCTGCCACACAGGAGGAGAGGGCCGTGGCACATCCCGACAGGACTGAACGGGTGCAGATCCAAAGACTAGAAGCTGCAGGGGAGAGCTTACGGGAGGAAATCCGAAGAAAAGAGACCCTCCTAAGGGAAAAGctgaagaagacagaggaggaacTCAGAAGgatccagaaagaaaaggaacaggctaaggaaaatgaaaaaagagagctACAGAGAATGACACTCCCCAGGAGGAGAGTTAAAGGTAACAGCAACACCACATACAAATCTACCTTCTCCCCAGAACTGGGGGCTGAGGAGGTCTTCAgcagacagaggggagaggatgAAACTAGAGGATGGCCTCAAGAAAATTCTAGTCCACTCCAGTTCTCTGATTATGGAATACAGAAGCTCAAAAGGGAAAGACTGGTGGCGAGCAATAACAAAATCCGAGACTTAGTCTCAGGGCCACCAAAAGAGTTCTCTCAGTCTTCAGGAGTGCCAGGCCGTGCTTCACGGGGATCCACCAGCAATTCTAGTCTGTCTAGGGCACCAGACTCCTCAGTTTCCATCTGTTCTACCGAGGAGCCAGAACTTGGCGAATGTAGCCATTGTGGACGCAAGTTCCTGTTGCTCAGACTGGAGAGACACTCCAACGCCTGCAGCAGGATGCAGAGTTCCAAGAGGAAAGTGTTTGACTCCTCCAAGGCCCGGGCCAAGGGCACAGAACTAGAGCAGTACTTGAACTGGAAGGGATCGGCCTCAGTCCAG GCTGAACCTCCTCGGAAGAGCAACTGGAGACAGAAGCATGAGTCTTTCATCTGTACCCTCCGTCAGGCTCGAGAAGTCCAGCAG AGCTTCAATCAGTGA
- the ZC2HC1C gene encoding zinc finger C2HC domain-containing protein 1C isoform X3: protein MAGLQLAPHLPVGVMLPYNKAEAPGLLSAKQEPCEKGDSSQRSSMGHPRNNFQQKLLSNKELMPENLYTPSKWNTYSKAWSYSYPQCVGISQQDSRSSPQGQAKGLFYSSDPQSWYPKADNQEFIPFTKKRVGVDRAYPLKPVFHRKSHSMSEAAIDGDQNVSPRPPEPRGFPYSSAGSRNWENSSGVCAVAATQEERAVAHPDRTERVQIQRLEAAGESLREEIRRKETLLREKLKKTEEELRRIQKEKEQAKENEKRELQRMTLPRRRVKGNSNTTYKSTFSPELGAEEVFSRQRGEDETRGWPQENSSPLQFSDYGIQKLKRERLVASNNKIRDLVSGPPKEFSQSSGVPGRASRGSTSNSSLSRAPDSSVSICSTEEPELGECSHCGRKFLLLRLERHSNACSRMQSSKRKVFDSSKARAKGTELEQYLNWKGSASVQAEPPRKSNWRQKHESFICTLRQAREVQQLIAVEEIRN, encoded by the exons ATGGCTGGTCTCCAGTTGGCGCCACATCTGCCTGTGGGCGTTATGCTCCCATATAATAAAGCGGAAGCTCCAGGGCTCCTCTCAGCTAAGCAAGAGCCCTGTGAAAAAGGTGACTCTTCTCAGCGGTCCTCAATGGGGCACCCGAGGAACAATTTCCAGCAGAAGCTTTTGAGCAACAAAGAGCTGATGCCGGAGAATCTCTACACTCCCTCCAAATGGAACACGTACAGCAAAGCTTGGAGCTACTCCTATCCCCAGTGTGTTGGAATCAGCCAGCAGGATTCCAGAAGCAGTCCCCAGGGCCAAGCAAAGGGTTTGTTTTACTCATCAGATCCTCAGTCCTGGTATCCCAAAGCAGATAACCAGGAATTCATCCCCTTTACAAAGAAGCGAGTTGGGGTGGACCGGGCATACCCACTGAAACCTGTGTTCCACAGGAAGTCTCATAGTATGAGTGAGGCTGCCATTGATGGGGACCAGAATGTCTCTCCAAGACCCCCTGAACCAAGAGGGTTTCCATACAGCAGCGCTGGTTCAAGGAACTGGGAGAATTCATCTGGGGTTTGTGCTGTTGCTGCCACACAGGAGGAGAGGGCCGTGGCACATCCCGACAGGACTGAACGGGTGCAGATCCAAAGACTAGAAGCTGCAGGGGAGAGCTTACGGGAGGAAATCCGAAGAAAAGAGACCCTCCTAAGGGAAAAGctgaagaagacagaggaggaacTCAGAAGgatccagaaagaaaaggaacaggctaaggaaaatgaaaaaagagagctACAGAGAATGACACTCCCCAGGAGGAGAGTTAAAGGTAACAGCAACACCACATACAAATCTACCTTCTCCCCAGAACTGGGGGCTGAGGAGGTCTTCAgcagacagaggggagaggatgAAACTAGAGGATGGCCTCAAGAAAATTCTAGTCCACTCCAGTTCTCTGATTATGGAATACAGAAGCTCAAAAGGGAAAGACTGGTGGCGAGCAATAACAAAATCCGAGACTTAGTCTCAGGGCCACCAAAAGAGTTCTCTCAGTCTTCAGGAGTGCCAGGCCGTGCTTCACGGGGATCCACCAGCAATTCTAGTCTGTCTAGGGCACCAGACTCCTCAGTTTCCATCTGTTCTACCGAGGAGCCAGAACTTGGCGAATGTAGCCATTGTGGACGCAAGTTCCTGTTGCTCAGACTGGAGAGACACTCCAACGCCTGCAGCAGGATGCAGAGTTCCAAGAGGAAAGTGTTTGACTCCTCCAAGGCCCGGGCCAAGGGCACAGAACTAGAGCAGTACTTGAACTGGAAGGGATCGGCCTCAGTCCAG GCTGAACCTCCTCGGAAGAGCAACTGGAGACAGAAGCATGAGTCTTTCATCTGTACCCTCCGTCAGGCTCGAGAAGTCCAGCAG